A single genomic interval of Deltaproteobacteria bacterium harbors:
- a CDS encoding (Fe-S)-binding protein: protein METYNFITVFDLLIQYIREKRIVLDKTRFKGLATYHDPCNYGRKAEKKFGHGYFEEPRWIMSQCLENWVDLYPTGRSQICCGGGGGALTSGYNEERIFYGRKKMEQIKATGADMLVVPCHSCHGQLNNIKADYDMQHLEVKYLWELVADCMIVKGEKSA, encoded by the coding sequence TTGGAAACCTACAACTTCATAACGGTTTTCGACCTGTTGATCCAATACATTCGGGAAAAACGCATCGTCCTGGACAAGACACGCTTCAAGGGGCTGGCAACTTACCATGACCCGTGCAATTACGGAAGGAAGGCCGAGAAAAAATTCGGCCACGGCTATTTTGAAGAGCCCCGCTGGATCATGAGCCAGTGTCTGGAAAATTGGGTAGACCTGTATCCCACCGGGCGCAGCCAGATATGCTGCGGCGGCGGGGGCGGAGCGCTTACCTCGGGATATAACGAGGAGAGAATTTTTTACGGGCGCAAAAAGATGGAACAAATCAAGGCCACGGGAGCCGACATGCTGGTGGTACCCTGCCACAGTTGCCATGGGCAGCTCAACAATATCAAGGCGGACTACGATATGCAGCACCTGGAAGTAAAATACCTCTGGGAGCTGGTGGCCGACTGCATGATCGTAAAAGGGGAAAAAAGCGCATAG
- a CDS encoding 4Fe-4S dicluster domain-containing protein, with amino-acid sequence MADSSNIIDLDKIDHSAFRDWPFSQDFCITCGLCASSCPASGIDGFDPRKLVRMVALGLADEAVAARWPWICTMCGKCETVCPMEIDIADVVRRIRSLRQRDAVPGILHKGLAAALETGNNLRLPKEDYIFIIEDVAEEIAEEPGFENFNAPIDKQGARLLTTIHNKLVNTHTEDLKHWWKIFHLAGEDWTIPSENWEGTSWGYFTGDDEAIKTMAGRIVAHMEKLEIDTLLWPE; translated from the coding sequence ATGGCTGATTCCTCGAATATAATCGACTTGGACAAAATCGACCACAGCGCCTTCCGGGACTGGCCCTTTTCGCAGGACTTCTGCATCACCTGCGGGCTGTGCGCCAGTTCCTGCCCGGCTTCCGGCATCGACGGTTTCGATCCGCGTAAACTTGTCCGAATGGTGGCGCTCGGTCTCGCGGATGAAGCGGTCGCAGCCCGCTGGCCTTGGATCTGCACCATGTGCGGCAAGTGTGAAACCGTATGCCCCATGGAAATCGACATTGCCGATGTTGTCCGGCGGATAAGGTCCCTGCGACAGCGTGATGCCGTGCCCGGAATTCTTCACAAGGGCCTGGCAGCGGCGCTGGAAACCGGCAACAACCTGCGCCTGCCGAAAGAAGACTATATCTTCATCATCGAGGATGTCGCCGAAGAAATAGCCGAGGAACCGGGATTTGAAAATTTCAATGCTCCCATCGACAAGCAAGGGGCTCGTCTCCTGACCACCATTCACAACAAACTTGTCAACACCCACACCGAGGATCTTAAGCACTGGTGGAAGATCTTTCATCTTGCCGGGGAGGACTGGACAATTCCCTCGGAAAACTGGGAGGGCACCAGCTGGGGGTATTTCACGGGTGATGACGAAGCCATTAAAACCATGGCCGGCCGCATCGTTGCCCACATGGAAAAACTGGAGATCGATACCCTGCTGTGGCCCGAATGA
- a CDS encoding sigma-54 dependent transcriptional regulator, which yields MDNGGHSSENKKLLVIDDEENMRHMLTAMLKKFGYGVDSAENGAVALQMVGAQAYDFILCDIKMPEMDGIAFLKAGREILKQTTVIMMSAYGGIETAIAAMKSGAYDYISKPFKSDEVYLTLKKAEERERLMRENRFLKERIQKIEEGYRFGNMIAKSSIMRETIGMAEKVACYDTTVLITGESGTGKELVARGIHLAGNRSDRNLITVNCGGIPENLLESEFFGYTKGAFTGAERNKKGLFQEADKGTIFLDEIGELPTSLQVKLLRVLQENEIRPVGSTKIAKVDVRVIAATAKNLEDEVKEGVFREDLFYRLNVMPIALPPLRDRVEDIPPLADHFIKRFNKSLGKRLRAVSSEAMNRLLAYHWPGNVRELENIIERAAVLSDEDTIFPEHLPPDFGKPERSIVNGLLEGETSLKKAQKVLEKRLIIRALEATNGNRTHAARMLEISHPSLLSKIKAYGIAL from the coding sequence ATGGATAACGGCGGACATTCTTCCGAGAATAAAAAATTGCTGGTGATCGACGACGAAGAGAATATGCGGCACATGCTGACGGCCATGTTGAAAAAATTCGGCTATGGCGTGGATTCCGCTGAAAACGGGGCTGTGGCTCTGCAAATGGTCGGCGCGCAGGCCTATGATTTCATCCTCTGCGATATCAAGATGCCCGAAATGGACGGGATTGCCTTCTTAAAGGCCGGTCGGGAAATACTCAAGCAGACCACGGTCATCATGATGTCCGCTTACGGAGGTATAGAGACCGCCATCGCTGCCATGAAAAGTGGCGCCTACGACTATATCTCAAAACCGTTCAAGTCCGACGAAGTCTATCTCACCCTGAAGAAGGCCGAGGAGAGGGAGCGGTTGATGCGTGAAAACCGGTTCCTCAAGGAGCGTATACAGAAAATCGAAGAGGGCTACCGCTTCGGAAACATGATAGCCAAAAGCAGTATCATGCGGGAAACCATCGGGATGGCCGAAAAGGTTGCCTGCTACGACACGACCGTGCTGATTACCGGGGAGAGCGGCACCGGCAAAGAACTTGTGGCCAGGGGTATCCATTTGGCCGGCAACCGTTCAGACAGAAACCTGATCACGGTAAACTGCGGCGGTATTCCTGAAAATCTCTTGGAAAGCGAATTCTTCGGATATACCAAAGGCGCGTTTACCGGTGCCGAGAGGAACAAGAAGGGCCTTTTCCAGGAAGCTGACAAAGGGACCATCTTTCTGGATGAAATCGGGGAACTGCCCACTTCGCTGCAGGTAAAGTTGCTAAGGGTCCTTCAGGAAAATGAAATTCGACCCGTTGGTTCGACCAAAATCGCCAAGGTGGATGTCCGGGTAATCGCCGCAACGGCAAAGAACCTGGAGGATGAAGTCAAGGAAGGTGTTTTTCGCGAAGATCTTTTTTATCGTCTCAACGTCATGCCCATCGCCCTGCCGCCGTTGAGGGACCGTGTGGAAGATATTCCTCCCCTGGCCGATCATTTCATCAAACGTTTCAACAAAAGTTTGGGGAAACGTCTGCGGGCGGTTTCGTCCGAGGCCATGAATCGCCTGCTGGCATACCACTGGCCCGGCAACGTGCGCGAGTTGGAGAATATTATCGAAAGAGCCGCGGTTCTTTCCGATGAGGATACCATTTTTCCCGAACACCTGCCGCCTGATTTCGGGAAGCCGGAAAGGTCAATAGTAAACGGTTTGCTGGAGGGCGAGACATCCCTCAAGAAAGCCCAAAAGGTACTGGAAAAGCGGTTGATCATCAGGGCGTTGGAGGCTACCAACGGCAACCGGACCCACGCGGCGCGGATGCTTGAAATCAGCCATCCCTCCCTTCTGAGCAAAATCAAGGCATATGGCATTGCACTGTGA